A single Drechmeria coniospora strain ARSEF 6962 chromosome 03, whole genome shotgun sequence DNA region contains:
- a CDS encoding endochitinase produces the protein MHRILLTLPALVAIANAVDSCQPQAPSVHTITYTTTTTLYREKPCATPPSATKLPSITTQPQPSKPHSSSEPDVECTADPKVESVFGSAPVKSHTLSPGSSGSWSNTTTNSTDIPTRAQTSLASATSQLQPQSTGNLGRYPVAGNTTKGLKNALYFTNWGIYARNYLPSMIPVDKITHLLYAFAGVDANGTVISIDPWADEQKQLNDTSSMPGSNVYGCVKEIYLHKKKHRNLKTLLSIGGWTASDKGAFNFAASDTGRRQFARSAVSLMSDWGMDGLDVDWEYPKNAEEAQQYVQLLEACRKELDDFATKHRQKYHYLLTVASSAGPNTYNVMDLKGMDRFLDAWNLMAYDYAGDWSDNTGHLANLHPNSNNPNSTVFSTAKAVGDYLAAGISPHKLIIGLPLYGRSFEMTLGLGKKFHGVGPGKFEKGVWPYNMLPKTGATVELDDAAGAAWSYDAGTKELISHEDPRTVLIKSDYIKDNGLGGAFWWEASGDKTGDESLVGAMAKSFGTLEFSENMLDYPSSRFDNIRRG, from the exons ATGCACCGGATCCTTCTGACGTTGCCGGCCCTGGTGGCCATTGCCAACGCAGTCGACAGCTGCCAACCTCAAGCACCCTCCGTACACACAATCACCTACACAACTACAACAACTCTATATCGCGAAAAGCCTTGCGCCACTCCACCGTCGGCAACGAAACTCCCCTCCATCACCacgcagccgcagccgtcCAAGCCGCACAGCAGCTCCGAGCCGGACGTCGAATGTACTGCCGACCCAAAAGTTGAATCAGTTTTCGGTTCCGCTCCCGTCAAATCACACACTCTCTCCCCCGGATCGAGCGGCAGCTGGAGCAACACAACCACAAACTCGACCGACATTCCCACCAGAGCACAAACCTCGCTCGCTTCGGCCACGAGCCAGCTGCAGCCGCAGTCTACCGGAAACCTTGGACGGTATCCCGTTGCAGGAAATACAACCAAGGGTTTGAAGAACGCGCTTTACTTTACCAATTG GGGCATTTATGCAAGAAATTATCTTCCTAGCATGATTCCTGTTGACAAAATCACCCATCTTCTGTACGCCTTCGcaggcgtcgacgccaatGGGACAGT TATATCCATTGACCCCTGGGCCGATGAACAGAAGCAACTCAACGACACCTCATCCATGCCCGGCTCAAATGTCTACGGATGCGTAAAAGAAATTTACCTCCATAAGAAAAAGCACCGCAACCTCAAGACCCTGCTGTCTATTGGTGGATGGACTGCCTCGGATAAAGGAGCCTTCAACTTCGCCGCCAGCGATACCGGCCGCCGGCAATTCGCCCGGTCAGCCGTCAGCCTCATGAGCGACTGGGGCATGGACGGGCTCGACGTTGACTGGGAGTATCCAAAGAATGCAGAAGAGGCCCAGCAGTACGTTCAATTGCTCGAGGCTTGCCGCAAGGAGCTGGATGACTTCGCAACCAAGCACCGCCAAAAGTATCATTACCTCCTGACGGTCGCTTCTTCGGCCGGACCCAACACATACAACGTGATGGACCTCAAGGGTATGGACCGTTTTCTCGACGCCTGGAACCTAATGGCCTACGACTACGCTGGTGATTGGTCCGATAATACGGGCCATTTAGCCAATCTTCATCCCAACTCAAATAACCCGAACAGCACAGTATTCAGTACTGcaaaggccgtcggcgattATCTGGCCGCCGGCATTTCCCCCCACAAGCTCATCATCGGTCTACCACTCTACGGCCGATCGTTCGAGATGACCTTGGGTCTGGGCAAGAAATTTCACGGTGTCGGACCCGGAAAATTTGAAAAGGGCGTCTGGCCCTACAATATGCTGCCCAAAACTGGTGCAACGgtcgagctggacgacgcTGCCGGTGCCGCTTGGAGCTACGACGCAGGCACCAAGGAGCTCATCTCGCACGAAGACCCGCGGACCGTGCTGATCAAGTCGGATTACATCAAAGACAACGGACTCGGCGGAGCCTTCTGGTGGGAGGCCTCGGGCGATAAGACGGGCGACGaaagcctcgtcggcgccatggccaagtCTTTTGGGACCCTGGAATTCTCAGAGAACATGCTTGATTACCCATCAAGTCGGTTCGACAACATCCGAAGAGGATGA